A window from Aquabacterium sp. NJ1 encodes these proteins:
- the narI gene encoding respiratory nitrate reductase subunit gamma, whose amino-acid sequence MSLTHQFIFGIYPYICGAIFLLGSLARFDRDQYTWRSESSQMLATGTLRAGSNLFHLGIIGLFFGHFFGMLTPPEIIHALGVTASQKQMLAVIAGGTLGSIGLIGLLLLIHRRLSNERVRATSRGRDFLVLFWILATLLLGLSTVPLSIEHSDGGTMLKLMAWAQHVVTFRGDAASFITDVSTVFKVHMFMGMSLFAIFPFTRLVHVWSGFASVGYLVRPWQVVRSRKIGL is encoded by the coding sequence ATGAGCCTCACACATCAATTCATCTTTGGCATCTACCCGTATATCTGCGGGGCCATCTTCCTGCTGGGCAGCCTGGCGCGCTTTGATCGCGACCAGTACACCTGGCGCAGCGAGTCCAGCCAGATGCTGGCCACGGGTACCTTGAGGGCGGGCTCCAACCTGTTCCACCTGGGCATCATTGGTCTGTTCTTCGGTCACTTCTTCGGCATGCTGACGCCGCCCGAGATCATCCACGCCCTGGGCGTGACGGCCTCGCAAAAGCAGATGCTGGCCGTGATCGCCGGTGGCACGCTGGGCAGCATCGGCCTCATCGGGCTGCTGTTGCTGATCCATCGCCGCCTGAGCAACGAGCGCGTGCGCGCCACTTCGCGTGGCCGTGACTTCCTCGTGCTGTTCTGGATCCTGGCGACGCTGTTGCTGGGCTTGTCCACCGTGCCCCTGTCGATCGAGCACAGTGATGGCGGCACCATGCTCAAGCTCATGGCCTGGGCCCAGCATGTGGTGACCTTCCGTGGTGACGCAGCCAGCTTCATCACCGATGTGTCCACGGTGTTCAAGGTGCACATGTTCATGGGCATGAGCCTGTTCGCCATCTTCCCCTTCACCCGCCTGGTGCATGTGTGGAGCGGCTTTGCCTCGGTGGGCTACCTGGTTCGCCCGTGGCAAGTGGTGCGCAGCCGCAAGATCGGCCTGTAA
- a CDS encoding carbonic anhydrase, translating to MDDHLLERLRRFRNDYFPDYKEQFQHLVEQGQHPTILFVGCSDSRLVPYMLTGTGPGELFIVRNVGALVPPYNGLHGLHGTAAAIEYAVLNLHVSHIIVCGHSHCGAMKALYEEVSPEAKNLQAWLDLAREAALPVQVSEEALRRTEQRSIVLQLERLMDYPMVRQRVEKRQISLHGWHYVIEEGEVYVFDVKSGRFVPATHAEHSGTGPYQDVDPDNGSIFNEVDASWYPNGNT from the coding sequence ATGGATGACCACTTATTGGAGCGCCTCAGGCGCTTCCGTAACGACTACTTCCCGGACTACAAGGAACAGTTCCAGCATCTGGTGGAACAAGGCCAGCACCCCACGATCCTGTTCGTGGGCTGCTCCGACTCCCGGCTCGTGCCCTATATGCTGACGGGCACCGGGCCCGGCGAGTTGTTCATCGTGCGCAATGTGGGGGCCCTGGTGCCGCCCTATAACGGCCTGCATGGCCTGCACGGCACGGCGGCCGCCATCGAATACGCGGTGCTCAATCTTCATGTGAGCCACATCATCGTGTGCGGCCATTCCCATTGCGGCGCGATGAAGGCGCTGTACGAAGAGGTGTCGCCCGAGGCCAAGAACCTGCAAGCCTGGCTGGACCTGGCCCGTGAGGCGGCCTTGCCGGTGCAGGTGTCCGAAGAGGCCTTGCGCCGCACGGAGCAACGCTCCATCGTGCTGCAACTGGAGCGCTTGATGGACTATCCCATGGTGCGCCAGCGCGTCGAGAAACGGCAGATCTCGCTGCACGGGTGGCACTATGTGATCGAAGAGGGCGAGGTCTATGTGTTCGACGTGAAGTCTGGCCGCTTCGTGCCGGCCACGCACGCGGAACACAGTGGAACGGGGCCGTACCAGGACGTCGATCCTGACAACGGCTCCATCTTCAACGAGGTGGATGCTTCGTGGTATCCGAACGGTAACACCTGA
- the narJ gene encoding nitrate reductase molybdenum cofactor assembly chaperone produces the protein MKKTPTYSLRVLARLMGYPDADLRAALPALREALHAEGALSAKRLQGLDTLIDSLAARDIFDVETDYVELFDRGRATSLNLFEHVHGDSRDRGQAMVDLLQTYEQGGLFLDPSQANREMPDYLPVVLEFVSTQPAAQAVGFMSEVAHILNAIYAALLKRHSLYAHVLGAALELGEQPIEAVEVPEEEALDAAWAEPDAFGGCSSKGQQRPDQPQPIQIVRRNAQGAQQNRGAAA, from the coding sequence ATGAAGAAGACACCGACTTACAGCCTGCGTGTGCTCGCCCGCCTGATGGGCTACCCCGATGCAGACTTGCGCGCGGCCTTGCCGGCCCTGCGCGAGGCCTTGCATGCCGAAGGGGCCTTGTCGGCCAAGCGCCTGCAAGGCCTGGACACCCTCATCGACAGCCTGGCAGCGCGCGACATTTTTGACGTGGAGACCGACTACGTCGAGTTGTTCGACCGCGGCCGCGCCACGTCCTTGAACCTGTTCGAGCACGTGCATGGCGATTCACGCGACCGTGGCCAGGCCATGGTCGACCTGCTGCAGACCTATGAGCAGGGCGGCCTGTTCCTGGACCCGTCGCAGGCCAACCGTGAAATGCCCGACTACCTGCCCGTGGTGCTGGAGTTTGTCTCCACGCAGCCCGCCGCTCAGGCTGTGGGCTTCATGAGCGAGGTGGCGCACATCCTCAACGCCATCTATGCAGCCCTGCTCAAGCGCCACAGCCTGTATGCCCACGTGCTGGGTGCGGCGCTGGAGCTGGGTGAACAGCCCATCGAGGCGGTCGAGGTGCCTGAAGAAGAGGCCCTGGACGCAGCCTGGGCCGAGCCCGATGCCTTTGGCGGTTGTTCCAGCAAGGGCCAGCAGCGGCCGGATCAGCCTCAACCCATCCAGATCGTCCGGCGCAATGCGCAGGGCGCGCAGCAAAACAGAGGAGCAGCAGCATGA
- a CDS encoding PEP-CTERM sorting domain-containing protein: MSVYQAGVRLFVSLTVLAAASLQVAHAEDPFFSSSVSIGNLRYRLIDLDPNDGITPGITISGGNWFGSTTLSQAPTLSDYGYNLHTPTVSDGAGYQVGPLGQGSPAATLTPDNSINLTASSTQTSASVTVSSLNVQSASAPAAYGNYDYTTYGANSVTGQYGSFDVTNTSTQYMSSVSRSASVGTVNGDTPQPAVIQLTANTLLIVEGSATLNMSVDRSNLVGSLVSEGGTQLGYPISTPGHYASVFNQSGSGSADAFATIRIGDNLSGVMEAAYFNSTGSGFSLGRSLSYNGDGFSSWDPESQSYVTDSAMTSNSVDTQDWTLSLANLGTGSKTVYLAASVNVDLNQEVSRTETISDVTFTPLDITPAIPEPSTYALMGLGLAGISLAARQRRSR; this comes from the coding sequence ATGTCTGTATACCAAGCTGGCGTTCGTCTATTCGTTTCGCTGACCGTTCTGGCGGCCGCTTCCTTGCAGGTGGCTCACGCGGAAGATCCCTTCTTCAGCTCCAGTGTGAGCATCGGCAATCTGCGCTATCGCCTGATCGATCTGGATCCCAACGATGGCATCACGCCGGGCATCACGATCAGCGGTGGTAACTGGTTTGGCAGCACGACCTTGTCCCAGGCGCCGACCTTGTCTGATTACGGCTACAACCTTCACACGCCCACCGTCTCTGATGGGGCGGGCTATCAGGTCGGCCCGTTGGGGCAGGGCAGCCCCGCAGCGACGCTCACCCCTGATAACTCCATCAACCTGACCGCTTCCAGCACGCAGACGAGTGCCTCGGTGACGGTCTCCAGCCTGAACGTCCAGTCGGCCTCTGCGCCCGCTGCGTACGGCAACTATGACTACACCACGTACGGCGCCAACAGCGTCACTGGGCAGTACGGCAGTTTCGACGTCACCAACACGTCTACGCAGTACATGTCTTCGGTAAGCAGGTCGGCTAGCGTCGGAACCGTGAATGGGGATACCCCTCAACCTGCTGTCATCCAGTTGACGGCCAATACCCTGTTGATCGTCGAAGGATCTGCCACGCTCAATATGTCTGTGGACCGCAGCAACCTGGTTGGTTCGCTGGTGTCCGAGGGGGGCACTCAGCTGGGCTACCCCATTTCTACGCCTGGCCACTATGCATCGGTGTTTAACCAGTCTGGCAGCGGTTCCGCTGATGCGTTTGCGACCATCCGTATCGGCGACAACCTCAGTGGTGTCATGGAGGCTGCGTACTTCAACAGCACGGGTTCTGGTTTCAGCCTGGGCAGGTCACTCAGCTACAACGGCGATGGATTCAGCAGCTGGGATCCCGAGTCTCAGTCGTATGTCACCGACAGCGCCATGACCTCCAACAGTGTTGACACACAGGATTGGACGCTGAGCCTGGCCAATCTGGGGACGGGTAGCAAGACGGTGTACCTGGCGGCAAGTGTCAATGTGGATTTGAACCAGGAGGTTTCGCGCACCGAGACCATCTCCGACGTGACTTTCACGCCTCTGGACATCACCCCAGCCATTCCCGAGCCTTCCACTTATGCGTTGATGGGCCTGGGCCTTGCTGGCATCAGTCTGGCGGCACGCCAGCGTCGTTCCCGCTGA
- a CDS encoding cytochrome c, with protein MTQGKQGGFTKQAARNIFYGGTVFFVLLFAAIVFDSERKIPQRSNVQNITESVVRGKHIWETRNCIGCHTLLGEGAYFAPELGNVYKRRGPEFIKAWIKGQPTGAPGRRQMPQFNLTDQQLDDMVEFLKWTSEVNTEKWPPNIEG; from the coding sequence ATGACCCAGGGCAAGCAAGGCGGCTTCACCAAGCAGGCCGCCCGCAATATCTTTTACGGCGGAACCGTGTTCTTTGTGCTGCTGTTTGCGGCCATTGTTTTCGACTCGGAGCGCAAGATCCCGCAGCGCTCCAATGTGCAGAACATCACCGAGTCGGTGGTGCGCGGCAAGCACATCTGGGAAACACGCAACTGCATCGGCTGCCACACCTTGCTGGGTGAGGGCGCTTACTTTGCGCCGGAGCTGGGCAATGTCTACAAGCGCCGTGGACCCGAGTTCATCAAGGCCTGGATCAAGGGTCAACCCACCGGCGCACCTGGCCGCCGCCAGATGCCGCAGTTCAACCTCACAGACCAGCAGCTCGATGACATGGTTGAGTTCCTCAAGTGGACCAGCGAAGTCAATACCGAGAAGTGGCCCCCCAATATCGAAGGTTGA
- a CDS encoding nitrate reductase subunit alpha: MSHFLDKLTYFAQPKQGFSDGHGVTTGEDRTWEDAYRNRWQHDKIVRSTHGVNCTGSCSWKIYVKGGIVTWETQQTDYPRTRPDLPNHEPRGCARGASYSWYLYSANRVKHPMVRGELLKHWRAARAVAKSPVDAWAALMSNPDTRRSWQKERGLGGFVRASWDEVNEIVAAANVYTIKQHGPDRIIGFSPIPAMSMISYAAGSRYLSLIGGVCMSFYDWYCDLPPASPQIWGEQTDVPESADWYNSTFIIAWGSNVPQTRTPDAHFFTEVRYKGAKTVAVTPDYAEISKLADIWMHPKQGTDAAVAMAMGHVILKEFYFDKRSAYFDDYARRYTDLPMLVMLEEQDTPAGKALVPGRYLRASDMSAELAAGSNSEWKTLAYELDGRIVQPNGSIGFRWGADGRADQGKWNLESKEAVGDREVKFRLSVLEEGTQADINKVAFPYFGGIDTPNFNANKQGDVLLRNVPMKRITVQDKGVSKDVWVATVFDLQVASYGVNRGLTDAQGNLVDDGAKSFDDNVAYTPAWQEQITGVPRAQILTVARQFADNADKTKGKSMVIIGAAMNHWYHCDMNYRGIINMLMMCGCIGQSGGGWAHYVGQEKLRPQTGWTALAFALDWSRPPRQQNSTSFFYAHTDQWRYEKLGVGEVLSPLADKKMFGGSMIDYNVRAERMGWLPSAPQLETNPLKVVKDAQAKGMDPKDYVVDALKNGTLNLSCEDPDNPANWPRNMFVWRSNILGSSGKGHEYFLKHLLGTTHGVQGKDLGADDTKPEEVKWHAEAPQGKLDLLVTLDFRMSTTCLYSDIVLPTATWYEKNDLNTSDMHPFIHPLSAAVDPAWEARSDWEIYKGFAKKFSEVCVGHLGTEKEVVLTPIMHDTAGEMAQPFGVQEWKKGEIDLLPGKTAPQITVVERDYPNTYKRFTSLGPLMNKLGNGGKGIGWNTQDEVHALGELNGLVREEGVSKGFPKIESDIDATEVVLMLAPETNGHVAVKAWEALGKQTGLDHTHLALHREDEKIRYRDIQAQPRKIISSPTWSGLESEKVSYNAGYTNVHELIPWRTLTGRQQFYMDHPWMIAFGEGFVSYRPPVDLKTLHDVQDRKPNGHKEIALNFITPHQKWGIHSTYTDNLLMLTLNRGGPVIWLSEDDAKGAGIVDNDWVELFNTNGAIAARAVVSQRVKPGMVMMYHAQEKIINTPGSEITGTRGGIHNSVTRIVLKPTHMIGGYAQLSYGFNYYGTIGTNRDEFVVVRKMNKVDWLDDEVSTQGEHA; the protein is encoded by the coding sequence GGAAGACGCCTATCGCAACCGCTGGCAACACGACAAGATCGTGCGTTCCACCCACGGTGTGAATTGCACGGGCTCCTGCTCGTGGAAGATCTACGTCAAGGGCGGCATCGTGACCTGGGAAACCCAGCAGACCGATTACCCTCGCACCCGGCCTGATCTGCCCAACCACGAGCCACGCGGCTGTGCGCGCGGCGCCAGCTACTCCTGGTATCTGTACAGCGCCAACCGCGTCAAGCACCCCATGGTGCGCGGCGAGTTGCTCAAGCATTGGCGTGCTGCGCGTGCCGTGGCCAAGTCCCCGGTGGACGCCTGGGCGGCCTTGATGAGCAATCCCGATACCCGCCGCAGCTGGCAGAAAGAGCGAGGCCTGGGCGGTTTCGTGCGCGCCAGCTGGGACGAGGTCAACGAGATCGTGGCCGCCGCCAACGTCTACACGATCAAGCAGCATGGGCCGGACCGCATCATCGGCTTCTCGCCGATCCCGGCCATGTCCATGATCTCGTATGCCGCAGGCAGCCGCTACCTGAGCCTGATCGGTGGCGTGTGCATGTCCTTCTACGACTGGTATTGCGACCTGCCGCCCGCCAGCCCGCAAATCTGGGGCGAGCAGACCGACGTGCCTGAATCGGCCGACTGGTACAACTCGACCTTCATCATCGCCTGGGGCTCCAACGTGCCCCAGACCCGCACCCCGGACGCCCACTTCTTCACCGAGGTCCGCTACAAGGGCGCCAAGACGGTCGCCGTCACGCCCGACTACGCGGAAATCTCCAAGCTGGCCGACATCTGGATGCACCCCAAGCAGGGCACCGATGCCGCCGTGGCCATGGCCATGGGCCATGTGATCCTCAAGGAGTTCTACTTCGACAAGCGCAGCGCGTACTTCGACGATTACGCCCGCCGCTACACCGACCTGCCCATGCTGGTCATGCTCGAAGAGCAGGACACCCCGGCCGGCAAGGCCCTGGTCCCTGGCCGCTACCTGCGCGCCAGCGACATGAGCGCCGAACTGGCCGCGGGCAGCAACTCCGAATGGAAGACCCTGGCTTACGAGCTGGATGGCCGCATCGTGCAGCCCAATGGCTCGATCGGCTTCCGCTGGGGTGCCGACGGCCGCGCTGATCAAGGCAAGTGGAACCTGGAAAGCAAGGAAGCCGTGGGCGACCGCGAGGTCAAGTTCAGGTTGTCGGTGCTGGAAGAGGGCACCCAGGCCGACATCAACAAGGTGGCCTTCCCGTACTTCGGTGGCATCGACACCCCCAACTTCAACGCCAACAAGCAAGGCGATGTGCTGCTGCGCAATGTGCCCATGAAGCGCATCACCGTGCAGGACAAGGGCGTGAGCAAGGACGTGTGGGTGGCCACGGTGTTCGACCTGCAGGTGGCCAGCTACGGTGTGAACCGCGGCCTGACCGATGCACAAGGCAATCTGGTGGACGACGGCGCCAAGTCCTTTGATGACAATGTGGCCTACACGCCCGCCTGGCAAGAGCAGATCACCGGTGTGCCCCGCGCACAGATCCTCACCGTGGCCCGTCAGTTCGCCGACAACGCCGACAAGACCAAGGGCAAGTCCATGGTCATCATCGGCGCGGCCATGAACCACTGGTACCACTGCGACATGAACTACCGCGGCATCATCAACATGCTGATGATGTGTGGCTGTATCGGCCAGTCGGGTGGGGGCTGGGCGCACTATGTGGGCCAGGAAAAGCTGCGCCCGCAAACTGGCTGGACGGCCCTGGCCTTTGCGCTGGACTGGTCGCGCCCGCCGCGCCAGCAGAACTCCACCAGCTTCTTCTATGCCCACACCGACCAGTGGCGCTACGAAAAGCTGGGCGTAGGCGAGGTGCTCTCGCCGCTGGCCGACAAGAAGATGTTCGGCGGCAGCATGATCGACTACAACGTGCGTGCCGAGCGCATGGGCTGGCTGCCCTCTGCACCCCAGCTGGAAACCAACCCGCTGAAGGTGGTGAAGGACGCGCAGGCCAAGGGCATGGACCCCAAGGACTATGTGGTCGACGCGCTCAAGAACGGCACGCTGAACCTGTCCTGCGAGGACCCGGACAACCCAGCCAACTGGCCGCGCAACATGTTCGTGTGGCGTTCCAACATCCTGGGTTCATCGGGCAAGGGCCACGAGTACTTCCTCAAGCACCTGCTGGGCACCACCCACGGCGTGCAGGGCAAGGACCTGGGCGCTGACGACACCAAGCCTGAAGAAGTCAAGTGGCATGCTGAAGCGCCACAAGGCAAGCTGGACCTGCTGGTCACGCTGGACTTCCGCATGAGCACCACCTGCCTGTACTCGGACATCGTGCTGCCCACCGCCACCTGGTACGAGAAGAACGACCTCAACACCAGCGACATGCACCCCTTCATCCACCCGCTGTCTGCGGCGGTGGACCCGGCCTGGGAAGCCCGTTCTGACTGGGAGATCTACAAGGGCTTTGCCAAGAAGTTCTCCGAAGTTTGCGTGGGCCACCTGGGCACCGAGAAGGAAGTGGTGCTCACGCCCATCATGCACGACACCGCTGGCGAAATGGCCCAGCCCTTTGGTGTGCAGGAATGGAAGAAGGGCGAGATCGACCTGCTGCCCGGCAAGACCGCACCGCAGATCACCGTGGTCGAGCGCGATTACCCCAACACCTACAAGCGCTTCACCTCCCTGGGCCCGCTGATGAACAAGCTGGGCAATGGCGGCAAGGGCATCGGCTGGAACACGCAGGATGAAGTCCATGCGCTGGGCGAGCTCAATGGCCTGGTGCGCGAGGAGGGCGTGAGCAAGGGCTTCCCGAAGATCGAGTCCGACATCGACGCCACCGAGGTGGTGCTGATGCTGGCCCCCGAGACCAACGGCCACGTGGCCGTCAAGGCCTGGGAGGCACTGGGCAAGCAGACCGGCCTGGATCACACCCACCTGGCCCTGCACCGCGAAGACGAGAAGATCCGCTACCGCGACATCCAGGCGCAGCCGCGCAAGATCATCTCCTCGCCGACTTGGTCTGGCCTGGAAAGCGAGAAGGTCTCGTACAACGCCGGCTACACCAATGTGCATGAGCTGATCCCATGGCGCACGCTCACCGGCCGTCAGCAGTTCTACATGGATCACCCATGGATGATTGCTTTCGGTGAAGGCTTCGTGTCCTACCGGCCACCGGTGGACCTCAAGACCCTGCACGACGTGCAGGACCGCAAGCCCAACGGCCACAAGGAAATTGCGCTGAACTTCATCACGCCGCACCAGAAGTGGGGCATTCACTCCACCTACACGGACAACCTGTTGATGCTCACGCTCAACCGCGGTGGCCCCGTGATCTGGCTGAGCGAGGATGACGCCAAGGGCGCCGGCATCGTGGACAACGACTGGGTCGAGCTGTTCAACACCAACGGCGCCATTGCGGCCCGTGCGGTGGTGAGCCAGCGCGTCAAGCCCGGCATGGTCATGATGTACCACGCGCAGGAAAAGATCATCAACACCCCGGGCTCTGAGATCACCGGCACACGCGGTGGCATCCACAACTCGGTGACGCGCATCGTGCTCAAGCCCACGCACATGATCGGTGGCTACGCCCAGTTGAGCTATGGCTTCAACTACTACGGCACGATCGGCACCAACCGCGATGAGTTCGTGGTGGTGCGCAAGATGAACAAGGTCGATTGGCTGGACGACGAAGTGTCCACGCAAGGAGAACATGCATGA
- the narH gene encoding nitrate reductase subunit beta, protein MKIRAQIGMVLNLDKCIGCHTCSVTCKNVWTSRPGVEYAWFNNVETKPGIGYPKEWENQDKWNGGWVRKGNGKIEPRQGGKLSLLMKIFANPNLPQIDDYYEPFTFDYEHLQNAPKSKAPPTARPRSLITGKRMEKIEWGPNWEEILGGEFSKRSKDKNFDDVQKDIYGQFENTFMMYLPRLCEHCLNPACVASCPSGSIYKREEDGIVLIDQDKCRGWRMCVSGCPYKKIYYNWQSGKAEKCIFCYPRIEAGQPTVCSETCVGRIRYLGVLLYDADRIQEAASVEHDRDLYQAQLDIFLDPNDPKVIEQARKDGIPDAWMAAARNSPVYKMAVEWKVALPLHPEYRTLPMVWYVPPLSPIQAAANSGDIGVNGEIPDVNQLRIPVKYLANLLTAGDTMPVTRALERMLAMRAYMRGKHVDGVENKRVLDQVGMDKHTVDDMYNIMAIANYEDRFVIPSAHREYAENAFDVRGGCGFSFGNGCSEGQTDASLFGGKKRRTIPIKSEV, encoded by the coding sequence ATGAAGATCCGTGCACAAATCGGCATGGTCCTGAACCTGGACAAGTGCATTGGTTGCCACACCTGCTCGGTGACCTGCAAGAACGTCTGGACCAGTCGCCCTGGCGTCGAGTACGCCTGGTTCAACAACGTCGAAACCAAGCCCGGCATCGGTTATCCCAAGGAATGGGAAAACCAGGACAAGTGGAATGGTGGCTGGGTGCGCAAGGGCAACGGCAAGATCGAGCCCCGTCAAGGCGGCAAGCTCAGCTTGCTGATGAAGATCTTCGCCAACCCGAACCTGCCGCAGATCGACGATTACTACGAACCCTTCACCTTCGACTACGAGCACCTGCAGAACGCGCCCAAGTCCAAGGCGCCGCCGACCGCTCGCCCACGCAGCCTGATCACCGGCAAGCGCATGGAGAAGATCGAGTGGGGCCCCAACTGGGAAGAAATCCTGGGTGGCGAGTTCAGCAAGCGCAGCAAGGACAAGAACTTCGATGATGTCCAGAAGGACATCTACGGCCAGTTCGAGAACACCTTCATGATGTACCTGCCGCGCCTGTGCGAGCACTGCCTGAACCCGGCGTGCGTGGCGTCGTGCCCCTCAGGCTCGATCTACAAGCGCGAGGAAGACGGCATCGTGCTGATCGACCAGGACAAGTGCCGCGGCTGGCGCATGTGCGTCAGCGGCTGCCCGTACAAGAAGATCTACTACAACTGGCAATCGGGCAAGGCCGAGAAGTGCATCTTCTGCTACCCCCGCATCGAAGCGGGCCAACCCACGGTTTGCTCCGAAACCTGCGTGGGCCGCATCCGCTACCTGGGCGTGCTGCTGTATGACGCCGACCGCATCCAGGAAGCCGCCAGCGTCGAGCATGACCGCGACCTGTACCAGGCGCAGCTCGACATCTTCCTGGACCCGAATGACCCCAAGGTGATTGAGCAGGCCCGCAAGGATGGCATCCCCGATGCCTGGATGGCCGCGGCCCGCAACAGCCCCGTTTACAAGATGGCCGTGGAGTGGAAGGTGGCCCTGCCGCTGCACCCTGAGTACCGCACGCTGCCCATGGTCTGGTACGTGCCGCCCCTGTCGCCCATCCAGGCTGCGGCCAACTCGGGTGACATCGGCGTCAACGGCGAGATCCCGGATGTCAACCAGTTGCGCATCCCCGTCAAGTACCTGGCCAACCTGCTGACCGCAGGCGACACCATGCCCGTCACGCGCGCGCTGGAGCGCATGCTGGCCATGCGCGCCTACATGCGTGGCAAGCATGTGGACGGCGTGGAGAACAAGCGCGTGCTGGATCAGGTCGGCATGGACAAGCACACCGTGGACGACATGTACAACATCATGGCCATTGCCAACTACGAAGACCGTTTCGTGATCCCGTCCGCACACCGCGAGTACGCCGAAAACGCGTTCGACGTGCGTGGCGGCTGTGGCTTCTCGTTTGGCAACGGCTGCTCGGAAGGGCAGACCGACGCCAGCCTGTTCGGTGGCAAGAAGCGCCGCACCATCCCCATCAAGTCGGAGGTTTGA
- a CDS encoding Crp/Fnr family transcriptional regulator, producing the protein MMGSRRLNVVSYLGSQPLFKDMSAPELARIAAASTVRRLSRGEELFHAGQSCEGLYLVIDGMIKLYAKAPSGHEKVIEVIGAGGCVSESLMFSEGAHSVNASVLFDVQLLVVPKDVLVHEIEHNAGLAMRMLTGLSRRMNGLVKDIEAVTLHSGVKRVVDYLLHSPVVGEAHNTEQDVTVSLPASKGTIASLLSVTPEHFSRILHDLQANGLISVERRHIHILDAQRLASYA; encoded by the coding sequence ATGATGGGTTCGCGCAGACTGAATGTGGTGTCCTACCTGGGCAGTCAGCCCTTGTTCAAGGACATGTCCGCGCCTGAGTTGGCGCGCATTGCAGCAGCCTCTACCGTCAGGCGTCTGTCACGGGGGGAGGAGTTGTTTCACGCCGGGCAGTCCTGCGAAGGGCTGTATCTGGTCATCGACGGCATGATCAAGCTGTATGCCAAGGCGCCCAGCGGCCATGAAAAGGTGATCGAGGTGATCGGGGCAGGGGGCTGCGTGTCAGAGTCGCTGATGTTCAGCGAAGGCGCGCACAGCGTGAACGCCAGCGTGTTGTTCGACGTGCAGTTGCTGGTGGTGCCCAAGGACGTGCTGGTCCACGAGATCGAGCATAACGCTGGCCTGGCCATGCGCATGCTCACAGGCCTGTCGCGACGCATGAATGGCCTGGTCAAGGACATCGAGGCCGTGACCTTGCACTCCGGCGTCAAACGGGTGGTGGACTACCTGCTGCATTCGCCCGTGGTGGGCGAGGCGCACAACACCGAGCAGGACGTGACCGTCTCGCTGCCGGCCAGCAAGGGCACGATCGCGTCCCTGTTGTCGGTCACGCCGGAGCACTTCTCGCGCATCCTGCACGACCTGCAGGCCAATGGCCTGATCTCGGTGGAGCGCCGGCACATCCACATCCTGGACGCACAGCGGCTGGCCAGCTACGCCTGA
- a CDS encoding peptidylprolyl isomerase: protein MQVAELTLPVALRVGDVVLADASELLTDADRRQRASLELLRQAAIEAGLLAEDDPAPEGGVITEAAAEAIDQYLLQQLRVPEPDEAACRRHHAAHAAQYAIGERVQARHILFAVTPGVDVQALRQRAEQALLEVRADPNRFGETARQLSNCPSSERGGDLGWLDAQDCAPEFARELFGQTEGTANVGVLPRLVHSRFGLHVVEVLARDPGQAQPYEAVSEAVAQSLRQQAWITALQQTMRVLASRWDVQGVDLDAADSPLIQ from the coding sequence ATGCAAGTTGCTGAACTTACCCTGCCCGTGGCCTTGCGCGTGGGCGACGTGGTGCTGGCGGACGCTTCTGAGCTCTTGACCGATGCCGATCGGCGCCAGCGCGCCAGCCTGGAGTTGTTGCGTCAGGCGGCGATCGAAGCCGGTTTGCTGGCTGAGGATGACCCTGCACCGGAAGGTGGCGTTATCACCGAGGCCGCGGCCGAGGCGATCGACCAGTACCTGCTGCAGCAACTGCGTGTGCCCGAGCCCGACGAGGCAGCCTGCCGCCGTCACCATGCGGCGCACGCTGCGCAATACGCGATTGGCGAGCGCGTGCAGGCCCGCCACATCCTGTTTGCCGTGACGCCTGGGGTGGACGTGCAGGCCCTGCGCCAGCGCGCCGAGCAGGCTTTGCTGGAGGTGCGTGCCGATCCCAATCGCTTTGGCGAGACGGCTCGCCAGTTGTCCAACTGCCCCAGCAGCGAACGGGGCGGCGACCTGGGCTGGCTCGATGCCCAGGACTGTGCGCCCGAGTTTGCCCGGGAGCTTTTCGGGCAGACCGAAGGCACGGCCAACGTGGGCGTGTTGCCGCGACTGGTGCACAGCCGCTTTGGCCTGCATGTGGTCGAGGTGCTGGCGCGGGACCCTGGGCAGGCGCAGCCTTATGAAGCCGTGAGCGAAGCCGTGGCGCAGTCTTTGCGCCAACAAGCCTGGATCACGGCCTTGCAGCAGACGATGCGCGTGCTGGCCTCGCGCTGGGACGTGCAGGGCGTGGACCTGGACGCAGCAGACTCACCACTGATTCAGTGA